One genomic segment of Salvia hispanica cultivar TCC Black 2014 unplaced genomic scaffold, UniMelb_Shisp_WGS_1.0 HiC_scaffold_804, whole genome shotgun sequence includes these proteins:
- the LOC125200098 gene encoding polygalacturonase inhibitor-like — protein sequence MKHLSLFTTLLLLLLTILSQSPHSLSEKCNPQDKQALLSIKKAFKNDYYFASWKPDTDCCDWYIAKCDRTTNRITSLEIFDYNLSGPIPRAIADLPFLDTLVIHTTNISGPIPSDLGKLKNLKFLRLDHNHLSGPIPASLGQLKGLNSLFLDHNKLTGALPNGLAGLVGLRDLDVSYNSLCGRIPTGGILQKVDSSAYSNNKCLCGSPLPNCK from the coding sequence ATGAAGCACCTATCTCTATTCACcactctcctcctcctcctcctcaccATCCTCTCCCAATCCCCACACTCCCTCTCCGAGAAATGCAACCCTCAAGACAAACAAGCCCTCCTCAGCATCAAAAAGGCCTTCAAAAACGACTACTACTTCGCCTCATGGAAGCCCGACACCGACTGCTGCGACTGGTACATCGCCAAATGCGACCGCACCACCAACCGCATCACCTCCCTCGAAATCTTCGACTACAACCTCTCCGGCCCCATCCCCCGCGCCATCGCCGACCTCCCCTTCCTCGACACGCTCGTCATCCACACCACTAACATATCCGGCCCAATCCCGTCCGACCTAGGCAAGCTCAAAAACCTCAAATTCCTGCGCCTTGACCATAACCACCTTAGTGGGCCCATCCCGGCTTCGTTGGGCCAGCTCAAGGGCCTGAACAGTCTGTTTCTGGACCATAACAAGCTTACTGGGGCGTTGCCGAATGGGCTGGCGGGGCTGGTGGGGCTGAGGGATCTGGATGTCAGCTACAACAGCTTGTGTGGCCGGATTCCCACGGGCGGGATCTTGCAGAAAGTGGACTCCTCGGCTTATTCGAATAATAAGTGTTTGTGTGGATCGCCATTGCCAAATTGCAAGTGA